The proteins below come from a single Carassius carassius chromosome 11, fCarCar2.1, whole genome shotgun sequence genomic window:
- the LOC132153093 gene encoding high affinity cGMP-specific 3',5'-cyclic phosphodiesterase 9A-like, translated as MATKIIYFTVNGRPEQAEFPVDCPSQDVKDLFRAAAEAGPHDILKLYNTKGNIINISPQLAPNSPHSCYKLEVVAADCNSELLGSDLIIALGFDLSSMEKRLQSLEKRILTEAAETPAIVYEMKRQVESFREKLESVEHLSWLGLYKDMSDGTHKPSPFYHKRTLRKTREECEHVKEKFLQMSSLEVSLEVRQYLKTPTFDNWQWEDAEIMVLLQVMYTDLDFISTFNIELDVLQQFLYELYRRYNNIPFHNFKHCFCVTQMMYGLIWLTDLRSKMDSIDLLIMLTSAVCHDLDHTGYNNAYQINARTELALRYNDISPLENHHCAVAFEILEKTESNIFRNLSTEQFKRIREGIIKCILATDMTRHTEILNKFKALLPVFNFSNKDHRDVLMMIMIKVSDISNEARPMDVAEPWLDCLLQEFFNQSDMEKLEGLPVTPFMDRDKVTKPSSQTGFIRFVLFPLFTELANLFPCLEQHIIDPVRKALDYYTEMEKALEREKQNWAQSEKMVKPSTLKEPEARPEPGGTTKPVSL; from the exons ATGgcaactaaaataatttattttaccgTGAATGGAAGACCAGAACAAGCTGAGTTTCCTGTTGACTGtccttcacaagatgttaaag ATCTTTTCCGAGCAGCAGCTGAGGCAGGACCTCATGACATCCTAAAACTCTATAATACTAAAGGCAATATCATTAATATTTCCCCTCAGCTGGCCCCAAATAGTCCTCACTCCTGCTATAAACTGGAAGTGGTCGCCGCAGACTGTAACAGTGAGCTGTTAG GTTCAGATCTGATTATTGCTCTGGGATTTGACCTCTCTTCTATGGAGAAAAG GTTACAGAGCCTGGAGAAAAGAATCCTAACTGAAGCGGCAGAGACTCCTGCCATTGTGTACGAGATGAAGAGACAGGTGGAGTCTTTCAGAGAGAAACTGGAG AGTGTTGAGCACCTGAGCTGGTTGGGATTGTATAAGGACATGTCAGATGGCACCCACAAGCCCTCCCCTTTCTACCATAAAAGAACCCTGCGCAAGACCCGTGAGGAGTGTGAGCACGTCAAGGAAAAGTTCCTCCAAATGAG TTCTCTGGAGGTTTCTTTAGAGGTGAGACAGTATCTTAAAACACCAACCTTTGATAACTG GCAATGGGAAGACGCTGAGATCATGGTGTTGCTCCAGGTGATGTACACTGATCTGGACTTCATCTCCACCTTCAACATTGAGCTGGACGTGCTGCAGCAGTTCCTTTATGAACTGTACAGACGCTACAATAACATCCCCTTCCACAACTTCAAACACTGCTTCTGCGTCACTCAGATG ATGTATGGCCTGATATGGCTAACAGATCTCAGAAGCAAGATGGACAGTATTGACCTCCTCATCATGCTAACCTCAGCCGTCTGTCACGATCTAGATCACACCGGCTACAACAATGCATACCAG ATTAATGCCCGCACTGAGCTCGCCTTGAGGTACAATGACATCTCCCCACTGGAAAATCACCATTGCGCTGTAGCTTTTGAAATCCTggaaaag ACTGAAAGCAACATTTTCCGAAACTTGTCGACAGAGCAATTCAAAAGAATAAGAGAGGGCATAATAAA GTGTATTCTTGCTACTGATATGACCAGACATACTGAGATCCTAAACAAGTTCAAAGCCCTTCTCCCTGTGTTCAACTTCAGTAACAAAGATCACAGAGATGTG TTGATGATGATCATGATTAAAGTAAGTGACATCTCTAATGAGGCGAGACCCATGGATGTGGCAGAGCCCTGGCTGGACTGTCTGCTGCAGGAGTTCTTCAATCAG AGTGACATGGAGAAGTTGGAGGGTCTTCCTGTCACTCCGTTCATGGATCGAGACAAAGTGACGAAACCGTCTTCTCAGACTGGATTCATTCGATTCGTTCTCTTCCCTCTCTTCACTGAACTGGCCAATCTGTTCCCCTGTCTGGAG CAGCACATCATTGACCCTGTGAGGAAAGCCCTGGATTATTACACAGAGATGGAGAAAGCTCTGGAGAGGGAGAAACAGAACTGGGCCCAGAGTGAGAAGATGGTCAAGCCCAGCACCTTAAAAGAGCCCGAAGCTCGTCCAGAACCTGGTGGGACGACGAAACCAGTCAGCCTATAA
- the nifk gene encoding MKI67 FHA domain-interacting nucleolar phosphoprotein yields the protein MTEGKSPEKPAKNLLALNPKEDAEFQKKVQQVKKRPKTGQSLSPGVLYVGHLPRGLFEPQLKSYFGQFGKVTRIRVSRSKKTGRSKGYGFVEFECDEVAKIVAETMNNYLIGERLIKCQVLPPEKVHEKLFVGSRLGFKKPKQPAVARYNKRHAEDDLKNVGTKLISKESKLRKRLAAKGIDYDFPGFAAQIPAKKSQSEANVSVCSEDVTPVCTPSILERRKSIRIEDDDVDDEIVIKAKSVPENCEDVEDSEEESVEGEEA from the exons atgacaGAAGGCAAATCACCAGAGAAGCCGGCGAAAAACCTGCTGGCTCTGAATCCAAAGGAAGACGCAGAGTTTCAGAAGAAGGTTCAGCAAGTAAAGAAACGTCCTAAAACG GGTCAGTCGCTTTCTCCTGGAGTCCTTTATGTTGGTCATCTGCCTCGAGGATTGtttgaacctcaattaaaatCATACTTTGGGCAGTTTGGCAAAGTCACACGAATAAGAGTTTCCAGGAGTAAAAAG ACAGGACGGAGCAAAGGCTATGGATTTGTGGAGTTTGAGTGTGATGAGGTGGCTAAGATTGTGGCCGAGACCATGAATAACTACCTTATCGGAGAACGACTCATAAAGT GTCAAGTTTTGCCTCCTGAGAAGGTCCATGAAAAGCTGTTTGTTGGTTCCAGGTTGGGCTTTAAGAAGCCAAAGCAGCCTGCAGTTGCTCGATATAACAAACGGCATGCTGAAGATgatctgaagaatgttggtacaAAGCTTATAAGCAAAGAGTCTAAGCTACGCAAGAGACTTGCAGCAAAGGGCATTGACTATGATTTCCCAGGATTT GCAGCTCAGATTCCAGCCAAGAAATCCCAATCAGAAGCCAATGTTTCAGTATGCAGCGAA gaTGTCACTCCAGTGTGCACCCCATCCATTTTGGAGAGGAGGAAGTCAATCAGAATAGAGGACgatgatgttgatgatgaaaTAGTCATCAAAGCCAAATCAGTTCCAGAAAACTGTGAGGATGTGGAAGATAGCGAGGAAGAGTCAGTTGAAGGTGAAGAGGCTTAA